The genomic window TAAAAGCCGAAATCCTTGATCTTCCAAGAAATCCGGAAAAGTATAATGTAAAAGCGACAAAAGGAGCTTCAGCAAAATTCTGGATTGGATTAATTCTTCTGATTCCCATCACTTTATATTTAGCAACATTTTATATTTCAACGTCTTATTCGGCATTTTTTAAAAGTTTTGATGCAAAAAGCACTGTCATTCAAAGTGTTTTAGATGCAAATGCATGGATGAAAGCATGGTATGATGGTTTTATAGAAGTAGCCTTCGTTACTTTAATTCCGTTTGTATTTCTGGGATTAGGATTTCTGATTCATATGTTTGGTGAAAATAAAACCAGAGCCAATTATATCAAATTGGGGTTATTATTTATCGTGACATTTGTTTTCGACTCCATTCTAGCCTATGAAATTGAATCAAAATTATATGAATTAAACAAAACTTTTGATTCGCCACCCTTTGATCTTAAAATAGCCTTTACCAAAATTCAGTTTTGGGGAATTATTTTCGCCGGATTTATTGTTTACATTATTTGGGGGCTTGTTTTTGATTTTGTCATGAAAGAACATCGGGAAAAAGACAAAATCAAAAGTGAACTGGAAATCAGACAGAAAAAAGTAATTTCTCTTTCAGAAAAGATCAATGTTTTAAAAAAAGAAATTGAAGAAGTTATCACCAATATTGCTAACACAAAGGAGCTCATCATCAAAACACGCGGGAGAATCGAAGAGCTTCAGAATATCATTGACGGAGTGATCATTCCAACCAAAGATTATAAATTATATGCATCAGAATATGTTCAGGGCTGGATCACTTTTATTGGAGAGAAAATTGCAGTTTCAAGAACAGAAAAACAAACGATGATCGATGATTGTATCGCAACATACAATACCAATCTGGAAAACGTTGGCGCCAATTCTGATGGTCAAAATTTAGTTTATTTATCATCTTTATAAATCCCAGATTATGAAAAAGATATTTTATTTATTAATGATTATTTCTTTAGCTTCTTGCAAAAAAACTCCAACTCCACCACCTTGTACAAATTGTCCACCTGAAGTCGATTTAAACAATATCAATGTTAGTATTTTAATTGATTTATCCGATAGAATAGATCCCGCAACCAATCCGAA from Chryseobacterium camelliae includes these protein-coding regions:
- a CDS encoding beta-carotene 15,15'-monooxygenase; the encoded protein is MDTASIKNLFRLKSIPTEPKQEQLPKTEAIPNEESLEESRKRTYHESGYRDSSRTNGNHSTLSICLDVVYSKFQNEEKEMVEKQQKLKESYVNEQKNRETEIKALTVSQENKEEQLRNKNKEIENHQNTIESLKAEILDLPRNPEKYNVKATKGASAKFWIGLILLIPITLYLATFYISTSYSAFFKSFDAKSTVIQSVLDANAWMKAWYDGFIEVAFVTLIPFVFLGLGFLIHMFGENKTRANYIKLGLLFIVTFVFDSILAYEIESKLYELNKTFDSPPFDLKIAFTKIQFWGIIFAGFIVYIIWGLVFDFVMKEHREKDKIKSELEIRQKKVISLSEKINVLKKEIEEVITNIANTKELIIKTRGRIEELQNIIDGVIIPTKDYKLYASEYVQGWITFIGEKIAVSRTEKQTMIDDCIATYNTNLENVGANSDGQNLVYLSSL